ATTTCGCTTGTATCATTGTGTGCAAAATATTTATGCTGTTGCATAAATCTGTTTCGTTGTTTTATATTATGCTTTTTTGTTAAGGCTTTTACTGGAACAATTTAAATTATGCTTTGATGGTACAATGATTATGCATCCTCCTAGTCATACACAGTATTCTGGagttagtttatgttttaagtTAGGTTTATCACAACATCCGTGCACGCATTGCTTGTCAGTGacaagtttaattaattgttgtttagAACCCAGAAAGTGTTTGTTATTTCCTATATTGGTTCGTTTTCAAAACCAGCTTATGACACACAAGCTTTAGTTCTGAATAGTTTGATACACAATATGCAGTGactgtctaataatattttcgTTATTGGGTGGAGGCTATGTGGTGGTGAGCTGCCTAGGATCTGGTTATTTTGTTAGGTAGTGTTGAGGGGAAATTGATAAATCTAATACTGTTAATGATTCCTCtctaataataaatgtataatatatcTGCCTAATTCTGTTTTGCCAGTTAttgtaaaacatattttaatagttatatatGAATGGTGACCTTGGTCATATTTGATAAGATAAAGAACTTATAAGATGATACTTATTACTGAGGCTAACTAATTAGTTTCAGTTAACAAATCTCGTAACTTGGTCTCTAACGTTAAAAACAGGTTATCATGATTTAGTGTAGTAGCTATTTtgcataaattcaattttatgcaCATTTAGATCATAAAAACCATCCAATCAAGTTTAATTACACTTATTACAACCAAACAAGGTCAGATTTCAACACTTTATAGACTTTTCTCCAAATCACATGTGCAGTTCTTTTTTCAGCTTTGCCTTTTCCTAGTTTGATCAACTCACATAGCTTAAATTCATTTTTGACCAATATACTGAGTAACAAGCATTTAAACAAGCTAGTTCTGCAATTTGGAATGTGAAGGAAAGGTTTGCAATGACTCTAGAACAGATTGACAAGAACTGCAGCAATGAACTAATGCTAAGCAAGATTAAAAACCagaaaatgactcaaacaaagAAAGTGCAGCTCGGCAAACTGCTTAAAATGAATTCTGCTGAGGTTTTCACAATTGCAACCAAGCTATGCTGAAGCATTTCATGGCTTATGTGATATGCACTTGCTACTAGCTCATAATTAAACATCAAATCAGATTTAAAACCAATGCAATTTCACTTTCAGAATTAAAATTGTTAGCTTGCCCTGATAGAGATagactatatttttttagatggctaaatacaaaaaatcatcctttattttcaaaataagaactAAGTTAAGGGCAAAATTATGAGTACACACATTTGTGAGTTTATCCTTGCACTACTGTAAAGTTTAGAAACAATCAAAACTTTAGTAAAAACAAGGTACATTCCTTCATACAAACATTCCTTATTAATTGAACATTTCATTGCCTAATATTGAacattgaaaaagaaactaaaatttcaaataaaaacactCTTTAGTCTTCGAGTTTCAGAATGGAAGAATGCTCCAAACTGCTTCTTTCTTCATTGCCAAATCAAGCAGTGTGACTAGTCTTGCTTACTACTaactgaacaaaaaaaaatgtttaatcattGATCACAGAGAAAAATCAGAAGAACCAGTTCTTCTCAATCAAGTTAAAAGATCAGAACTTTTCAACACCCTCAGCCTCTTCACTGTCGACACAAACATGCTGCAAaacaaacacattaaaaaaagaataacatgATAATAGCAATGACAGCTTCCACGAATCATAGATTTCTAGCAATAAGTACACCACAAAAGGAGAATTAAATTGTAGCAAAGAGAAAAAGGCTACTGCAAGAGTTACTTTTAGTCTAGTGTTTACATCAATTGCATGGCTTAAACCAGACAAGAAACATATCCGGGGAAGTGACTTGGCTATCTGCAGGGTACATGAAGAGATTTCAatgtaattcataaattaaGGATTGCCATGACCGAATGAAATATCAATATGTGAAATATCAATATGTGCCACCTTAATCCTTCAGTAAAAAGAAGTATTTTGTCCAGGTGAAAGTTCCTTAGTGAATTTGAAGCATGTTTATTAACTTATATAGTGCTGCAAGGTTCAAGATTCTTATGCTCACAAAATTAGAGGTGGTGTGAGTTCTCCAGTTTTGATACAATAAAGTCTACATGACAAACTACAAATACATAATGAATATGTATGAAATGGTAGGCAGcaataataaaggaaaaactttttcttctgttATTTATTATCACTTTATGAGTTCAAATTCTCGACGAGTGCACAGAGAAAGATGTTAGATGAAAGTAATACATAAACATTTATACCTTGACCTTTTCCAAACTCTGTTGTGTTGTATGCATTGCCTCCCAAAGTGAACTTGTAATCATGTCTTCTGTGCAATAGATGACCTGCAATGCAACACATTATATTccctatttattttttcaattctttttcagatagctatgaaaattaaaattgttatataacCTTCAAATTTTAGTCAACCAGAGGGTAAGCCTTAACCAAATGGTAAGAGGTTCCTCGAAATAGCCTATCCACTTCCGTTGATACGGCTTCTAAAATCTACCTTCTGCATACTCTAACTGGGAACCTTATGCACTATCCCGCCCTTCGTTTATGGGTAAATATAGATATTCATTTTCTTAGTTTATCTAATGCATCTTTAATTGATTGAGCTATGTTATTTACTCTATCAAACTTGTATTGGCTTTCcctttctcttcctctctcttGTTTTGAATTCCACCAGCACAGGAATCTCTTTGTGCAGAACAACAGTGGAAAGAGGCAATATGAGATAACTTCATCTCTGCGACAAGAGTCATTAttagaaaagaatgaaaaagaaaaatgaaacttaATTGGTGTAAAACATAGCTTAGAAATTTAGCATTAAAAGAATTCTGAGGTGCTAAAAGATTGACATATAAGCTAATGCCTATTCAACTGTGCTTATGAAGGTTGAGATGTACGCTTCTTTTAGGTTAGCCATCTTTTTAATTGACATAGGAATTTGACTCCTTATAAAATTTATAGGTGTTCCTGGAAGTGTCATATCAGAAAGCTTGTGACAATGTTAGTTAGACCGAAAATATAAACTTTACAAAGTTCAAGAATCAAAACcaccatttttaaaatataaagaccaGAATTGCATGAAAGTTTTacccctaattttttttatatactataataaaaatatatattgagcatataaagtaaaaaaacaagGGGGATTACCAATAATCTAAAGTTTCATATACTttgaaatataagttaaaaaaatagaaaagagcaAGTGGAGGATTTTCTGCATAAATACTAGACAATCCTCACATCTCAAGGCATTTTTTACATAGGAAGATTAACCATCACATTACATAAAACTTTTATTGAATGCATACTAAAACACGCAATGATTTGAGGGTTTGAACAGAGTATTAGTTTGGAGTTTTTCATAGCTGTCAAGCATTGATGTTCAGTTTTCTTCCTATAGAAACACCATCCATATTGATGttcagttttcttttatatattttgtgtcaGTGCTTTGTATGCTACTCAACatataaatagtaaattttcttattttacttttcttccttatcttttctttgcttctTGTTTCACTGACGTATTAAATATGCAATTCTTATGCTTCAATGCCTAAAATTAATTGCCCCACTTTGTATTCCATTTCTTTCCCTTTTAAATGCCTTGGCTTCTACTCCCTGCACATTTCCTTCTTTTCAATCTACACAATCTTTTCAACTTCATTACCTTTCAGCTACCCaatgtttttcacttttttcttttttaattgagGAAAAgccctttttattatttctcagattttcaaaaataagtcTGGAGGACAAGAatcatctttttattattttccaatatttaaaagtaaaatataccaaaataatattgttttgtatTTCTTGCTTAGCTCCTCCTCTTCCCTTTCTGggtcgattttttttttattgcttacattttagatatatattttaagcaTTATGTTGTCAAAATTTGATATGATTTGTGTGATATATTGAGTGAGCCTCGATTTTTCATTTAAggttcaatataaaatttaagttatctCCAACTGAAATTGTCTGCCTgatttactttatataaaacCAAGATAACAAAATAGTAATAGTTTATTGTATTAAATCTTGAATCAACAATTCATCaacatgaaaatattaaatactttttaatggtttattattacatatattttaatctgtaatatatattataaaatttttggttAGTGGTATTGTTGTGTTTATATTTGGATAGATATATTCGATTATGGATTACTCATTAGAGTAAAATAGAGATATAACCACAAAACCTTTTTAAAGTGGTTCAAACAACATGTTGAAGCTGATCGTGCAACTTCTTATACATTAAACTAGTTATCAAGTGAGTCAAATTTTGATGTCATATGTTGGAGTGGGTATGACATAAATAACTACACATTTCATACacaaaaagaagatgaaaaaagcATCACTCAAAATAGTGGCGTAATGGGGTTGTGGCCGAGCCAATGCATTTCTCGAGTTCAAAGGAAAAAATCTTGTGATGGCATCCATGTGCTACTTTGGTGTAATTGAAGATATGTGGGTGATAGATTACACAAGTTTTAGAGTACGTGTTTTTAAATGTAAGTGGGTTGATGGCAACATTGGCATTAGGACCAATGATCTAAGTTTTACATTAGTTGACCTAGAAAAGGAAGGTTATACTAAAGAGCCATTTATTGTGGCATCTCAGGCAAAATAAGTGTTTTATGTCACTGATCCCCAAGACAGTAGATGGCGAGTGGTGCTCCAAGGTAGAACAACGCATTGTACTGATGATAATGAGGAAGTCATTCTTGATATTAGTGAAACTCTATCTTTCTCATCAAATATGCCAACCTTGAATGTCAATAATGAAGTAGATGACGTCCATGTTATAAACTGAAATTTTAGACATATATATtttgctttattattttatctattaattattattaacactTAATGATTTATGTAGGGAAATGTCTGATGACGCATCATCTGGTGACCTCCCACCTTCACAAGGTGGGGATGACATTCATATGCCTATCCGAAAAAGAGGTAGGTCTGGGACTTGGTTGAGAGAGTTGACAGTTACCCGCAGCGCTGATCATAGGCTATCCATTCGTTTTGATATGAAGACTTGTAAACCCTTGGGAGAAAATAGCACGAAATTCATCAGTTATATGGCCTTGCTCGGTAGAAGCAAGACATCTATTCTTTGTGATGATTGGGACCATGTTCCAGAGAAGGGGAAGAACCAAATATGGCAGAGCATCCTGGTATGAAatcttaacttttatataatgtGCATCAACATATATAACTCATATTTAACATATGTCATTCATTCTTATTGCACAGGTCACATATGATGTCCCAAACACTAATCTATTGAGGAAGAAATGGATTTCATATGCTGGAGAAAGATGGAAGAATTTCAAGATTGTGCTTACAAGCCATTATATTTATGGTTccaaaaatgataaaaatccTTGTGAAAAGTATTAATTTCTTGATGAGGAAACATGGCAAGCTTTTAAGAAGAAACGGTTAGATCCTGCCTTTCAggtaaattcattttatatcatAGTTTAACTATTTATGTTAACATATTgctaacataattaattatttatacattgATATTGTAGGCTAAAAGGAAAGCTGCACAAGAGATTGCAAAGAAAAATCTTTGCCCCCACAGATTGTCTCGTGGGGGTTATGAGAAATTGGAGCAGAAGATGATGAAAGAGGCATCTGCCTCTAATCCTAGTGGGGCCTCCGATATGAGTACCATAATTCGTCCTTCACGCCATGATACATGGAAGAGAGCTCGCCAAAGACcattgataagctgtcgttgaagctatcaaattaatactacttttcaaggcaacttcagtattgcctagtagtattcaagaaaatagatagggcTANNNNNNNNNNNNNNNNNNNNNNNNNNNNNNNNNNNNNNNNNNNNNNNNNNNNNNNNNNNNNNNNNNNNNNNNNNNNNNNNNNNNNNNNNNNNNNNNNNNNNNNNNNNNNNNNNNNNNNNNNNNNNNNNNNNNNNNNNNNNNNNNNNNNNNNNNNNNNNNNNNNNNNNNNNNNNNNNNNNNNNNNNNNNNNNNNNNNNNNNNNNNNNNNNNNNNNNNNNNNNNNNNNNNNNNNNNNNNNNNNNNNNNNNNNNNNNNNNNNNNNNNNNNNNNNNNNNNNNNNNNNNNNNNNNNNNNNNNNNNNNNNNNNNNNNNNNNNNNNNNNNNNNNNNNNNNNNNNNNNNNNNNNNNNNNNNNNNNNNNNNNNNNNNNNNNNNNNNNNNNNNNNNNNNNNNNNNNNNNNNNNNNNNNNNNNNNNNNNNNNNNNNNNNNNNNNNNNNNNNNNNNNNNNNNNNNNNNNNNNNNNNNNNNNNNNNNNNNNNNNNNNNNNNNNNNNNNNNNNNNNNNNNNNNNNNNNNNNNNNNNNNNNNNNNNNNNNNNNNNNNNNNNNNNNNNNNNNNNNNNNNNNNNNNNNNNNNNNNNNNNNNNNNNNNNNNNNNNNNNNNNNNNNNNNNNNNNNNNNNNNNNNNNNNNNNNNNNNNNNNNNNNNNNNNNNNNNNNNNNNNNNNNNNNNNNNNNNNNNNNNNNNNNNNNNNNNNNNNNNNNNNNNNNNNNNNNNNNNNNNNNNNNNNNNNNNNNNNNNNNNNNNNNNNNNNNNNNNNNNNNNNNNNNNNNNNNNNNNNNNNNNNNNNNNNNNNNNNNNNNNNNNNNNNNNNNNNNNNNNNNNNNNNNNNNNNNNNNNNNNNNNNNNNNNNNNNNNNNNNNNNNNNNNNNNNNNNNNNNNNNNNNNNNNNNNNNNNNNNNNNNNNNNNNNNNNNNNNNNNNNNNNNNNNNNNNNNNNNNNNNNNNNNNNNNNNNNNNNNNNNNNNNNNNNNNNNNNNNNNNNNNNNNNNNNNNNNNNNNNNNNNNNNNNNNNNNNNNNNNNNNNNNNNNNNNNNNNNNNNNNNNNNNNNNNNNNNNNNNNNNNNNNNNNNNNNNNNNNNNNNNNNNNNNNNNNNNNNNNNNNNNNNNNNNNNNNNNNNNNNNNNNNNNNNNNNNNNNNNNNNNNNNNNNNNNNNNNNNNNNNNNNNNNNNNNNNNNNNNNNNNNNNNNNNNNNNNNNNNNNNNNNNNNNNNNNNNNNNNNNNNNNNNNNNNNNNNNNNNNNNNNNNNNNNNNNNNNNNNNNNNNNNNNNNNNNNNNNNNNNNNNNNNNNNNNNNNNNNNNaataaacattagaacatccaaaataatttatgcaactaagaatcacattttaagcatctttagttcccaaacccaataaatccaatcgtcataaattcatattaaatcaatcatttaagcacaagaatttcatcaaaagtttgaattttaaagcgtaaatgtggacataaatatgcactcatcaaccATCAAGGGAGTACACATCTGAAGAAGTAGCGAGCATAGCTAGGCGCATTGATCTCCCATATGATCTCCCATATGTGATTAacataattaactttaaatttttggtTGTAGGATGAGTTGGTGGAGCAGAGCACACAGGGTACATTCACTCCCGAGGGCCGTGAGGACATATTGGCAGTTGCCATTGGTCATCCAGAGCATTCTGGCCGTGTTCGAGGAGTTGGTAAATTTATTGGCATTCGTCAATTCTTTGGTCCTCCAACAAGTCATCATAGTAAAGTCCATGTCAATAAAGAGGTCCTCAAGGGTATCAGAGAAGAAATTAGACAGGAGATGAAGGAGGAAATGAGGGAGGAGATCAGCAAGATGAAGAAAGAATACGGTGATATTCGGGCACAATTAAAGAAGGAGTACTCTGATATGCGGGTACAATTGTTAGCAGAAATGCGAGCAGAATTAGCCTCCCCTTTAGGCCAGCCTAGGAATCCTCCTCAACCCACTCCTCTTTGTAAGGAAAGTTGTGATGTTTCCCCTCAATACACCTCTTCCACTGTTAATGCAAACTACGAGTTGTTCAGTGATGATGCCTTACAATGTTTGGTGGCCTTAGGTAATTTCTCTTATTATATTGTCTAGATGTACTTGTTTGTtgaattatattctttaatatattttataaatattatttggaTAACTTAGGTAAAATGTATACATTGGGGTCAACCATACACCATGAAACCATTACAACTAATATGATAAGGGTGGTGGTTGTAGACGTACGAGTTGCTAATGCTCGAGTTCCTGTGCCCACTCAAGAGGTTCAGATAGTGGGACAGGCTCCTGGAAATTTTATCCTTTGGCCTATCAGATTATCGAGAGCAATTGTAAAGGAGgtatttgttttaattacacattttgttgtttttattggtAATACTAATCTTttgtatgtttttaaatatgtataccAGGTTGAAGCACATGGGGAGGCAAATGTGAATGAATCGCTACAAATATCGTCACAATCACCACAACTGCCACAACAcacaattttagaaaaacttgGTGGGTTGGCAGTGAAGATCTCCCTTTCTCCTATAGAGATACAAATGCCTCCTGAAGTcacaaacaaaacattttcGCTCTCTTTCTTTATATGTCAGAGGCATATTTTTGATATTCTCTCTGGGACCGATATGTTATGTATTTCAGTACTACAACTATGGTTATTGTAAGTAAATTTCTACATTTatgaagtttaaatatattcaatatttcattctaacattcttcatttttaatgtttaaggtATTTACATCAGTTGAGCattgaaaggaaaaatgatCACATTTATGGTTTTATTGATCCTGTTGTCATtcaagaagttgggaataaaaGTGAAGAGGTCCAAAAGTACCTCTTAGAGGCttttgaaaagggaaaaaaggaaGTCTACTTAGCACCCTATTTGCAACAgtaagtatataatttttattaataaaattttatttatgtaaatgttATTTAACAGTATTATTGTTTGAATTTGCAGGGGTCATTGGCAATTGTTACTAATTCTTCCTCAACAGTTTCTTGTGGTTCTCTTGTGTTCATTACACAGAAAACCTCACACTTTGGCAATTAAGAGTACATTAATATCgtaagttttataattatttatttgttgtgtaTACATAACTGATTTTACTAAGTTTCTTATCACTCATTTCAATGTACATTTAACTTTATAGAGTGGTTAAAGCATATTCAAGGTTGCAGGGAACACATATCGGCTCTAGAAATAAGTTGAAGTTCATTGCACCAACTGTAAGTAGTTAATCTTTAAGactataaatacaattataaatgttatgatactttataaattttgtagtgCTCACGTCAAACGGGGAGCTTTGAGTCCGGGTATTATGTCATGAGGCACATGCAGAAAATTATATCCGCAAATGTTGTTGACTCATGGAATTTGGTAACGTGAAGATTTTATAACTAACATCTTAagtcattaatattataacttgaCTCAAA
Above is a genomic segment from Vigna radiata var. radiata cultivar VC1973A chromosome 10, Vradiata_ver6, whole genome shotgun sequence containing:
- the LOC106775417 gene encoding uncharacterized protein LOC106775417; the protein is MKEEMREEISKMKKEYGDIRAQLKKEYSDMRVQLLAEMRAELASPLGQPRNPPQPTPLCKESCDVSPQYTSSTVNANYELFSDDALQCLVALGKMYTLGSTIHHETITTNMIRVVVVDVRVANARVPVPTQEVQIVGQAPGNFILWPIRLSRAIVKEVEAHGEANVNESLQISSQSPQLPQHTILEKLGGLAVKISLSPIEIQMPPEVTNKTFSLSFFICQRHIFDILSGTDMLCISVLQLWLLYLHQLSIERKNDHIYGFIDPVVIQEVGNKSEEVQKYLLEAFEKGKKEVYLAPYLQQGHWQLLLILPQQFLVVLLCSLHRKPHTLAIKSTLISVVKAYSRLQGTHIGSRNKLKFIAPTCSRQTGSFESGYYVMRHMQKIISANVVDSWNLIFDDTSPMEQHVIKDVREEWAAFLLTVYR